A region from the Candidatus Thiothrix putei genome encodes:
- a CDS encoding heparinase II/III-family protein, with the protein MNSQRSKARTILALGIPNLSRVLGYRLSVKLGINPVRRIRAQLPIDDTFFTPFTPRGGRVGDGGEYPLTYFGWHTTQHRAPPNWHQNSFNSVTAQANLPWWQIPDFDPKLGDIKTVWEASRFDWVIHFAQQALQGNETALDNLNHWLSDWCTHNPAYYGVNWKCGQETSIRVMHLAFAALLLQQHQQASPALQTLIKAHLQRIAPTIHYAIAQDNNHGTSEAAALFIGGSWLHYLGDSDGKKWQRLGIKWLENRAKRLIEVDGSFSQYSVNYHRVMLDTYSMAEHWRRCLNLPTFSAQLYQQLQRATNWLYQMTQAETGDAPNLGANDGARLLPLNDIDYRDFRPAVQLAMALFCHRWVYSSKGDLKTPLHWLGIPIPQTLTEPPRSIHFANGGYSLMRQGNHFALLRFPCFRFRPSQADALHVDLWVAGQNLLRDAGTYSYNAGDETTQYFGGTASHNTIQFDDRDQMPRLSRFLFGEWLKANDVIPVHEQHGIVSTAAGYCDYQGAAHHRTVTLSINTLSIKDTVSGFTHKAVLRWRLQPSTWVLDESGISNGNHRITIRSSVPILRMEITQGWESRYYLQKTTLPVLEVEIHQAGELTTEYHFNS; encoded by the coding sequence GTGAACTCACAACGCAGCAAAGCCCGCACCATACTGGCGTTGGGCATTCCCAACCTATCACGGGTTTTAGGTTATCGTTTAAGCGTAAAACTGGGCATCAACCCAGTCAGACGTATACGGGCACAGTTACCGATTGATGATACCTTTTTCACTCCCTTCACCCCTCGCGGGGGAAGGGTCGGGGATGGGGGAGAGTATCCTCTCACCTACTTCGGCTGGCACACCACCCAACACCGCGCCCCCCCAAACTGGCATCAAAATTCCTTCAATAGCGTAACAGCGCAAGCGAACCTACCTTGGTGGCAAATTCCCGACTTCGATCCCAAACTCGGCGACATCAAAACTGTCTGGGAAGCCTCCCGTTTTGACTGGGTTATACACTTTGCCCAACAAGCCCTCCAAGGTAACGAAACAGCACTAGATAACTTAAACCACTGGCTATCTGACTGGTGTACCCACAACCCAGCTTACTACGGGGTTAATTGGAAATGCGGGCAAGAAACTTCCATCCGCGTCATGCACCTCGCATTTGCTGCTCTACTCTTGCAGCAACACCAGCAGGCCAGCCCAGCATTACAAACACTCATCAAAGCACACCTGCAACGCATTGCCCCAACCATTCACTATGCAATTGCCCAAGATAACAATCACGGCACATCCGAAGCTGCCGCCTTGTTTATTGGTGGCAGTTGGTTACACTATTTAGGTGATAGCGATGGCAAGAAATGGCAGCGGTTAGGCATCAAGTGGCTGGAAAACCGTGCCAAACGCCTGATCGAAGTTGATGGTAGCTTCAGCCAGTACTCTGTCAATTATCACCGTGTCATGCTCGATACCTACAGCATGGCAGAACACTGGCGCAGATGCTTAAATCTGCCAACCTTTTCTGCCCAACTCTACCAACAACTCCAACGGGCAACAAACTGGCTTTACCAAATGACCCAAGCCGAAACAGGTGATGCCCCTAACTTGGGTGCAAATGACGGCGCACGTCTATTACCATTGAATGACATTGACTACCGAGATTTCCGCCCCGCCGTGCAGTTGGCAATGGCCTTGTTTTGTCATCGTTGGGTTTATTCGAGTAAAGGCGATTTGAAGACTCCTTTACACTGGTTAGGCATCCCAATACCACAAACATTGACAGAACCACCTCGATCCATTCATTTTGCCAATGGTGGTTACAGTTTAATGCGACAGGGCAATCACTTTGCCTTGCTACGGTTCCCTTGCTTTCGATTCCGCCCCAGTCAAGCAGATGCACTACATGTCGATTTATGGGTAGCTGGGCAAAACTTGTTACGCGATGCAGGTACATACAGCTACAACGCAGGTGATGAAACCACCCAATACTTTGGCGGAACAGCCAGCCATAACACCATCCAGTTTGATGACCGCGACCAAATGCCACGATTAAGCCGCTTCTTGTTTGGCGAATGGTTAAAAGCTAACGATGTTATTCCCGTGCATGAACAACATGGCATCGTCAGCACAGCAGCGGGGTATTGTGACTACCAAGGAGCCGCTCATCACCGCACAGTTACATTATCAATCAATACACTCAGCATTAAAGATACTGTTTCAGGCTTCACGCATAAAGCCGTGTTGCGCTGGCGACTTCAACCTAGTACTTGGGTTTTAGATGAATCCGGTATCAGCAATGGTAATCATCGAATAACCATAAGAAGTTCTGTCCCTATACTTCGCATGGAAATCACCCAAGGCTGGGAATCACGCTACTACTTACAAAAAACAACCTTGCCCGTACTGGAAGTTGAAATACACCAAGCGGGTGAACTAACCACGGAATATCATTTCAACTCATGA
- a CDS encoding SMP-30/gluconolactonase/LRE family protein: MNIKTGKSTILQLIENFKIFLLLTILMNTIFISSVHADNNLPHFDYIIGNKYSIARPNSVILDAANNIYVADSPNHRIQKFDPQGNFLISWGSHGNGQGEFVYPRAITVDSNSNVYVADTNNHRVQKFDPQGSFLSSFGSNGNSDGQLSSPQGIALDLSGNIYVVDTGNHRIQKFDSSGSFLIKWGSLGNNDQQLNTPKGIALDSEGNIYVSDTNNHRIQKFNNQGNLLSSVGSNGSDDKEFSYPQTIALDTYGNIYIADTYNHRIQKLSNQGNFIEHIISSKENGHFVFPYGISNPVDENSIYVADSHNHRIQKINTTSNNQTQFGSNNQLNYPYAVDSDKEGNTYVVDTYNHRVQKFDSQGNAITIWGSRGKENGLFNSPRALAIDSSGNIFIVDTYNNRIQKFDKDGVFLSKFGGAGTNNGRFKDPQGIAIDESTGFIYVVDTGNNRVQKFDSEGRFLSKWGTLGSDNGLFNSPRGIDIDINGIIYIADTENNRIQKFSKELQFLSQWGTLGSDNGQFNSPFDIKVNNTGNVLYVADTYNHRIQVFSYKPTAPSELSAALTNGTQVTLTWQNNNNGANIEIERCAGQDCDNFSKVADVNQDISNYTDTGLQTSVTYHYRIRAIKSSIYSEYSNATTITVPLVAAPSLLTATVVSSSRISLQWQDNSDNETKFMIERCLDTNCTFNVIKSVTAKTGVGSLATFTDPTATPNTTYRYRVQALKAVGSNINSSAYSNVETATTLPLPAKPTLLDAAFMSNQKIQLTWMDNSSDETGFKIERCLDSTCNTVAQTLSSKAKSGTGNTLSLVIIPPSLTSGNSYYYRVRAVRKADYSEYSDTLSVTIP; encoded by the coding sequence ATGAACATAAAGACAGGTAAATCAACGATTCTTCAACTTATAGAGAATTTTAAGATTTTCTTATTATTAACAATATTGATGAATACTATTTTCATTTCAAGTGTACATGCTGATAATAACTTACCGCACTTTGACTACATTATTGGAAATAAGTATTCCATTGCCCGTCCTAACTCGGTTATTTTAGATGCAGCCAATAATATTTATGTAGCTGACTCACCTAATCATAGAATTCAAAAATTTGATCCTCAAGGTAACTTCTTAATTTCATGGGGTTCTCACGGTAACGGACAAGGAGAGTTTGTTTATCCACGAGCTATCACAGTAGATTCAAATAGTAATGTTTATGTGGCAGATACTAATAATCATAGAGTTCAAAAATTTGATCCTCAAGGTAGTTTCCTCAGCTCATTTGGTTCAAATGGTAATAGTGATGGCCAATTAAGCTCACCTCAAGGTATTGCACTAGATTTAAGTGGTAATATCTACGTTGTAGACACAGGCAATCATAGAATTCAAAAATTTGATAGCTCAGGAAGTTTTCTAATCAAATGGGGAAGTCTTGGCAATAATGACCAACAATTAAACACACCTAAGGGAATTGCTCTAGACTCAGAAGGTAATATTTACGTAAGCGATACTAACAATCATAGAATTCAAAAGTTTAATAACCAAGGAAATCTATTAAGTAGCGTGGGGAGTAATGGTAGCGATGATAAAGAATTTTCCTATCCACAAACGATAGCACTAGATACTTATGGCAATATATATATAGCTGATACATATAACCATCGAATTCAAAAATTAAGCAATCAAGGTAATTTTATTGAACATATTATTAGTTCAAAAGAAAATGGGCATTTCGTTTTTCCATATGGAATAAGTAATCCTGTTGATGAAAATTCTATTTACGTTGCTGACTCTCATAATCACCGCATTCAAAAAATTAATACTACTTCAAATAATCAAACACAATTTGGCTCTAATAATCAATTGAATTATCCTTATGCTGTAGATTCAGATAAAGAAGGTAATACTTATGTTGTTGATACATATAACCATAGAGTTCAAAAATTTGATAGCCAAGGAAATGCCATAACTATATGGGGAAGTAGAGGTAAAGAAAATGGGCTATTTAACTCACCTCGTGCTCTTGCAATTGACTCAAGTGGAAATATTTTTATTGTAGACACTTATAATAATCGCATTCAAAAGTTTGATAAAGATGGTGTATTTCTAAGTAAGTTTGGTGGTGCTGGAACTAATAATGGAAGATTTAAAGACCCTCAAGGTATTGCAATAGATGAGTCAACAGGATTTATCTATGTAGTAGATACAGGAAATAATAGAGTGCAGAAATTTGATAGCGAAGGTCGCTTTCTGTCAAAATGGGGAACGCTTGGATCTGATAATGGTTTATTCAACTCTCCAAGAGGTATTGACATCGATATAAATGGAATAATTTATATCGCAGATACAGAAAATAACAGAATACAAAAGTTTAGTAAAGAATTACAATTTTTAAGTCAATGGGGGACACTTGGATCTGATAATGGTCAATTTAACAGCCCTTTTGATATTAAAGTAAACAATACAGGCAATGTTCTTTATGTGGCTGACACTTATAACCATAGAATTCAGGTTTTCTCCTATAAACCTACTGCACCTAGTGAACTTTCAGCAGCTCTTACCAACGGCACTCAAGTTACTTTAACATGGCAAAATAATAATAATGGAGCAAATATTGAGATTGAACGCTGTGCCGGACAAGATTGTGACAACTTTTCAAAAGTTGCTGACGTAAATCAAGATATCAGTAATTATACCGATACTGGATTACAAACCAGTGTGACTTATCATTATCGTATAAGAGCTATTAAATCTTCCATTTACTCAGAATATTCTAATGCAACGACAATAACTGTTCCTTTAGTAGCAGCTCCTAGTTTATTGACAGCGACGGTAGTAAGCAGTAGTAGGATTAGTTTACAATGGCAAGACAATAGTGATAACGAAACAAAATTTATGATTGAACGGTGTCTTGATACAAATTGCACCTTTAACGTCATAAAATCAGTGACTGCAAAAACAGGTGTTGGATCACTAGCAACCTTTACTGATCCGACGGCAACGCCGAATACAACTTATCGTTATAGGGTACAAGCGCTGAAAGCAGTGGGAAGCAATATCAATTCTTCAGCATATTCTAATGTGGAAACTGCAACCACGTTACCTCTTCCAGCAAAGCCAACGTTATTAGATGCAGCATTCATGAGCAACCAAAAAATCCAATTAACTTGGATGGATAATAGTAGCGATGAAACAGGGTTTAAAATAGAGCGCTGCTTAGACTCTACATGCAATACAGTCGCTCAGACTCTTTCAAGCAAAGCAAAATCAGGGACTGGAAATACATTATCTCTTGTGATTATTCCGCCTTCTCTCACTTCGGGCAATTCTTACTATTATAGGGTTAGAGCTGTCCGCAAAGCTGATTACTCTGAATACTCAGATACATTAAGTGTTACAATTCCTTAG
- a CDS encoding oligosaccharide flippase family protein yields MQTIKNVLIIGGGTLAAQILSISIMPVLTRIYTPDAFGVLNIFNVASIILLPLFTLTYQNAVNLPTLDRTAIDITKIINLFSIFSSIVAIFILVVLSIFEYINNTHVMIGFFVVFYTFFLANSKGYEQWLIRKHKFKTLAFPIFLQAILIGSINILLGLFFYHDENLIISALFGQIALTLMYFLFSKKEIQIDINLKKNQLLKSVAIIKKNPEFIKYGTPQLLLNASSQGVPSILLTYFFGLTSIGYFTLAERALKMPITLISASVNKATTPIIALNINNNKNLKKIIFKFTSNLAIISSPIFSIFYFFSTDIFSFIFGSNWSTSGEIAASLSIYLFFVFISPVSARVLVLKKDQFFLLMLEIFSITIKTFIILLMVYLNFDLVNTVKAYAIIASLPYIFMITRSFQLVLKL; encoded by the coding sequence ATGCAAACAATTAAAAATGTTCTTATTATTGGCGGAGGTACGTTAGCTGCGCAAATATTGTCAATTTCAATAATGCCAGTATTAACCAGAATATATACACCCGATGCTTTTGGAGTTTTGAATATATTCAATGTCGCATCAATTATATTATTGCCGTTATTTACTTTAACTTATCAGAATGCAGTAAATCTGCCCACACTTGATCGCACGGCAATTGACATAACTAAAATAATTAATTTATTTTCAATATTTTCATCAATTGTAGCAATATTTATTTTAGTTGTATTATCAATATTTGAATATATTAATAATACTCATGTGATGATTGGTTTTTTTGTCGTTTTTTATACATTTTTTTTAGCTAATTCCAAAGGTTATGAACAATGGCTAATTAGAAAACACAAATTCAAGACATTAGCTTTTCCCATTTTTCTTCAAGCTATATTGATAGGCTCTATTAATATATTATTAGGTTTATTTTTTTACCATGATGAAAACTTAATAATATCAGCCTTGTTTGGACAAATAGCATTAACATTAATGTATTTCTTATTTTCAAAAAAAGAAATACAAATAGACATTAACCTAAAAAAAAATCAACTATTAAAGTCAGTGGCTATTATTAAGAAAAATCCTGAATTTATAAAATACGGCACACCACAATTATTACTTAATGCATCATCTCAAGGAGTGCCTAGTATTTTACTAACTTACTTTTTTGGTTTAACCAGTATTGGTTATTTTACTTTAGCCGAAAGAGCATTAAAAATGCCCATTACTTTAATTTCAGCATCTGTTAATAAAGCAACAACACCAATAATAGCATTAAACATTAATAATAATAAGAATTTAAAAAAAATCATATTTAAATTCACATCTAACTTAGCCATCATTAGCTCTCCTATATTTTCTATATTTTATTTTTTCAGTACAGACATATTTTCTTTTATATTTGGTTCAAACTGGAGTACTTCTGGAGAAATTGCAGCTTCACTTTCTATTTATTTATTTTTTGTGTTTATCTCTCCTGTTTCAGCAAGAGTTTTGGTATTGAAAAAAGACCAATTCTTTTTATTAATGCTTGAGATTTTCAGCATAACAATAAAAACATTTATTATTCTATTAATGGTATACCTTAACTTTGACTTGGTAAATACGGTAAAAGCCTATGCCATTATTGCTTCTTTACCTTACATTTTCATGATCACAAGATCATTTCAATTGGTTTTAAAACTATGA
- a CDS encoding sulfotransferase family 2 domain-containing protein, whose protein sequence is MLAFVHIPKTAGSSTNLILRSSFGIHHCDVKRLNMKNTFFSSDDFKLTKKLWPFNIKSIASHELSPLSDLASSIPNIKYYTFLRNPIDRCISHYQYHRQRTGDTIPLEEWIKSPDMQNLQTGFFSENKESKEALETLEKKMFFVGITEDFKFCMEMLNKLSGEKILTQINANRNTAYDNTIKKEIMNSKKLISIIKENNQEDIIIYNKYKEIILNEKNSTVFNKNNNKHHNKQINNYANILTRNIIYKPLTKIAKSN, encoded by the coding sequence ATGCTTGCTTTCGTTCACATTCCAAAAACAGCGGGTTCGTCGACTAATCTCATACTAAGAAGTAGTTTCGGCATTCATCACTGTGATGTAAAACGTTTGAATATGAAGAATACGTTTTTTTCCAGTGATGACTTCAAACTAACTAAAAAACTATGGCCATTTAACATCAAAAGCATAGCTTCGCATGAATTAAGTCCATTATCAGATTTAGCTTCCAGCATTCCTAATATCAAATATTATACTTTTTTGCGAAACCCTATTGATCGTTGTATATCTCATTATCAATACCATAGACAACGCACTGGTGACACAATACCTCTTGAAGAATGGATTAAATCGCCAGATATGCAAAACTTACAAACTGGATTTTTCTCTGAAAACAAAGAATCGAAAGAGGCTCTAGAAACACTTGAGAAAAAAATGTTTTTTGTTGGAATTACAGAAGATTTTAAATTTTGTATGGAAATGCTAAATAAGCTAAGCGGAGAAAAAATATTAACCCAAATAAATGCCAACAGAAATACAGCTTATGACAACACAATAAAAAAAGAAATAATGAACAGTAAAAAATTAATCAGTATAATTAAAGAAAACAACCAAGAAGACATTATAATTTATAATAAATACAAAGAGATCATATTAAATGAAAAAAATTCAACCGTATTTAATAAAAACAATAACAAGCATCACAATAAGCAAATCAATAACTATGCTAATATACTTACACGAAATATAATATATAAACCACTTACAAAAATCGCAAAAAGCAATTAA
- a CDS encoding glycosyltransferase has translation MIKIENTCAVITTFSPNRNIVTNVKIISPQVNKVFIINDSGDNNKKEWLESTFSDNENIILIHNIFNIGIAASLNVAIRAAEKSGYMWFITFDDDTTIKTDSICRLMKEANNSNIPQKEKNLFSLARPSHYRKDLKDNELYEKMTTITSGCLFSASLFNSINGFDERFFIDMVDFDFCLRARKNKSKVFILNYIDMNHTLGNSQIIKFLGKNIESHSHPAFRLYYHYRNSIKFTSRHFTYFPKLVTKVWIMLLLTFIKILLFDDKKIKKVKFIIIGLYHGLRSRYGKIPSSIT, from the coding sequence ATGATTAAAATAGAAAACACATGTGCTGTTATTACAACATTTTCACCCAATAGAAATATTGTAACCAATGTTAAAATCATATCCCCCCAAGTTAATAAAGTTTTTATAATTAATGACAGTGGCGACAATAATAAAAAAGAATGGTTAGAATCAACGTTTTCTGATAATGAAAATATTATATTAATTCATAATATTTTTAATATTGGTATTGCCGCAAGTTTAAATGTTGCCATTAGAGCAGCAGAAAAATCTGGATATATGTGGTTTATCACATTCGATGATGATACAACAATAAAAACAGATTCAATTTGTCGATTAATGAAAGAAGCTAACAACTCTAATATCCCCCAAAAAGAAAAAAATTTATTCTCATTAGCTAGACCATCACATTACAGAAAAGATTTAAAAGATAATGAACTTTACGAAAAAATGACAACAATAACATCAGGTTGTTTATTTTCGGCATCATTGTTTAACTCAATAAACGGATTTGATGAACGTTTTTTTATTGACATGGTGGATTTTGACTTTTGTTTAAGAGCCAGAAAGAATAAAAGCAAAGTTTTCATTCTTAATTATATTGATATGAATCACACATTAGGAAACTCACAAATTATAAAGTTTTTAGGGAAGAATATCGAATCACATTCACACCCAGCATTTCGTCTTTACTATCATTACAGAAATTCTATAAAGTTTACATCGCGCCATTTCACTTATTTCCCCAAACTTGTAACCAAAGTTTGGATAATGTTATTATTGACATTTATAAAAATATTGTTATTTGATGACAAAAAAATAAAAAAAGTTAAGTTTATTATTATAGGGCTATATCACGGATTGAGATCAAGATATGGAAAAATACCGAGCAGCATCACCTAA
- a CDS encoding bi-domain-containing oxidoreductase yields MLDKARQQPDKVKMVLEKVKTDGLATTIEAVQSKLAQPIPLGYCNVGTVVEAGKNVEGFKAGDRVVSNGSHADIVRVPKNLCAKIPDNVDDESAAFTVIASIGLQGIRLAAPTIGESIVVTGVGLIGLLTVQMLRAHGCRVLAIDYDPAKLNLAKQFGADICNPGNGEDPIAAGMAFSRGKGVDAVIITASTKSNDPVTQAARMSRKRGRIILVGVTGLELSRADFYDKELSFQVSCAYGPGRYDPNYEDKGQDYPLAYVRWTEQRNFEAILDMMASGQLNVKPLISHRFKFENSPAAYDLLTSDKSALGILLQYESPVESRLQSTVKLNSDSRFNPQKAVMSFIGAGNYASRMLIPAFKAAGAQFNSIVTSGGVNGVIHGEKAGFAEASTDIEAMLADTNTNTVAIVTRHNTHARFVAQTLKAGKHAFVEKPLAITLEELQEVETAYHEAHQAGRKLHLMVGFNRRFSPQIQKMKELLDSINEPKSFMMTMNAGAIPADHWTQDLQVGGGRIIGEACHYIDLMRYLAGHEIVSVQARRMGDAPGVAVTEDKAAFILGFADGSFGTINYLANGAASFPKERIEAFAAGKVLQLDNFIKLKGYGWSNFKKMNLWKQDKGQNACAAAFLNAIESGQATPIPAAEIFEVARITIEATEQLRNQ; encoded by the coding sequence ATGCTTGACAAAGCACGGCAGCAACCAGACAAAGTAAAAATGGTACTGGAAAAAGTCAAAACTGATGGTCTAGCCACCACGATTGAGGCAGTACAATCCAAATTAGCCCAACCCATCCCCTTGGGCTACTGCAACGTCGGTACAGTCGTTGAAGCTGGTAAAAACGTCGAAGGCTTCAAAGCCGGAGACCGCGTAGTCTCCAACGGCTCCCACGCTGACATCGTGCGCGTCCCCAAAAACCTGTGCGCAAAAATCCCCGACAATGTAGACGATGAATCAGCCGCTTTCACCGTCATAGCCAGCATCGGCTTACAAGGTATCCGCCTCGCCGCCCCCACCATCGGTGAAAGTATCGTGGTCACGGGGGTTGGTCTGATCGGGCTTCTAACCGTGCAAATGCTCCGCGCCCACGGTTGCCGCGTCTTAGCCATCGACTATGACCCAGCCAAACTCAACCTCGCCAAACAATTCGGCGCAGACATTTGCAACCCAGGCAATGGCGAAGACCCCATCGCAGCGGGTATGGCGTTCAGTCGTGGTAAAGGTGTCGATGCTGTCATTATCACCGCCTCCACCAAATCCAACGATCCTGTCACCCAAGCAGCGCGAATGTCCCGCAAACGCGGGCGCATTATTCTGGTCGGTGTCACAGGGCTAGAACTCAGCCGTGCCGACTTCTACGACAAAGAGCTAAGCTTCCAAGTCTCCTGCGCTTATGGCCCCGGTCGCTATGACCCCAACTACGAAGACAAAGGACAAGATTATCCTCTTGCCTATGTTCGCTGGACAGAACAACGCAACTTTGAAGCCATCCTCGACATGATGGCAAGTGGTCAACTCAACGTTAAACCACTCATCAGCCACCGCTTCAAGTTTGAAAATTCCCCCGCTGCCTATGACCTGCTGACCAGTGATAAATCAGCCTTGGGTATCTTGCTTCAATACGAAAGCCCGGTTGAAAGCCGTCTGCAAAGCACAGTCAAACTCAACAGCGACAGCCGCTTTAACCCCCAAAAAGCCGTGATGAGCTTTATTGGTGCAGGCAATTACGCCTCACGTATGCTCATCCCCGCCTTCAAAGCAGCAGGTGCACAATTCAACAGCATTGTCACCTCTGGCGGAGTTAACGGTGTCATCCACGGTGAAAAAGCAGGCTTTGCTGAAGCTTCCACCGACATCGAAGCCATGCTGGCAGACACCAACACCAATACCGTTGCGATTGTCACCCGCCACAACACCCACGCCCGCTTTGTCGCCCAAACCCTCAAAGCAGGCAAACACGCCTTTGTCGAAAAACCCCTAGCTATCACCCTAGAAGAACTTCAGGAAGTAGAAACGGCTTATCATGAAGCCCATCAAGCCGGGCGAAAACTTCACCTGATGGTCGGTTTCAACCGCCGCTTCTCCCCACAAATCCAGAAAATGAAAGAACTACTGGATAGTATCAACGAACCCAAGTCTTTCATGATGACCATGAATGCAGGTGCTATCCCCGCCGATCACTGGACACAAGACCTGCAAGTCGGTGGCGGGCGCATTATTGGTGAAGCCTGTCACTACATTGACCTGATGCGCTATCTAGCGGGCCATGAAATCGTTTCCGTACAAGCACGCCGCATGGGTGATGCCCCCGGTGTTGCCGTTACGGAAGACAAAGCTGCATTCATCCTCGGCTTCGCTGATGGCTCTTTCGGCACGATCAACTACCTTGCCAACGGTGCAGCCAGCTTCCCCAAAGAACGTATCGAAGCCTTTGCTGCTGGCAAAGTGCTGCAACTCGACAACTTCATCAAGCTCAAAGGCTACGGTTGGTCAAACTTCAAAAAGATGAATCTCTGGAAACAGGATAAAGGTCAAAACGCCTGCGCCGCTGCTTTCCTCAATGCGATTGAATCCGGTCAAGCTACACCGATTCCAGCAGCAGAGATTTTTGAAGTCGCCCGCATCACTATCGAAGCCACTGAACAACTACGCAATCAGTGA
- a CDS encoding sulfotransferase, with amino-acid sequence MKINFIIVGSQKSGTTTLFDILSSHPHLIGSKPKEPDIFLKKNISLGKYFDTKQQESCFFEASTKYTFSTDLSGKAIELMYEHNPSMKFIYIIRNPIDRIASSYKHFYERGYIDYSFNTALNNYLPLIEITKYYSQIKPYVEKFGRDNILILKFEDLINDKENTVKEVSKFLNIDHSKFNKDYINIHSNNSKNKIKFSKKYDLLFQALRTIRKKISPAQYKIILKFGSLFLKPKENKPPAFSISEDQRMQIKSVLEEEIKQIEKLMGEKTTYY; translated from the coding sequence ATGAAAATCAACTTTATTATTGTTGGTTCACAAAAATCTGGGACTACTACTTTATTTGATATATTATCTAGCCACCCTCATTTAATTGGATCAAAGCCTAAAGAGCCAGATATTTTTTTAAAAAAAAATATTAGCCTTGGAAAATATTTTGACACTAAACAACAAGAAAGTTGTTTTTTTGAAGCTTCAACCAAATACACCTTTTCCACAGATTTGTCTGGCAAAGCCATAGAGTTAATGTACGAACACAACCCATCAATGAAATTCATTTATATAATAAGAAACCCAATAGATCGGATTGCATCAAGTTACAAACATTTTTACGAGCGAGGTTATATTGATTATTCTTTTAACACGGCACTCAATAATTATTTACCGCTCATTGAAATAACTAAATATTACTCACAAATAAAGCCTTATGTGGAAAAATTTGGACGTGATAATATATTAATTTTAAAATTTGAAGATTTAATTAATGACAAAGAAAATACAGTAAAGGAAGTTTCCAAGTTTTTAAACATTGATCACTCTAAATTCAATAAAGACTACATTAATATTCACTCAAACAACTCAAAAAATAAAATAAAATTTTCAAAAAAATATGATTTATTATTTCAGGCTTTACGTACAATTAGAAAAAAAATCAGTCCCGCACAATACAAAATAATTTTAAAATTTGGCTCATTATTTCTAAAGCCAAAAGAAAATAAACCCCCAGCGTTTTCAATATCAGAAGATCAAAGAATGCAGATAAAATCTGTTCTAGAAGAAGAAATCAAGCAAATAGAAAAACTTATGGGGGAAAAAACAACCTATTATTAG
- a CDS encoding FkbM family methyltransferase, which yields MIQIGANDGKYEYSKESGKDFIFDFLLTNPYWQAVLVEPIPSVFTELKKNYSQHKNQIAFVNNAITERTETRELEISGKEGKNSSFFKRPQSLIGKIRSILKHNNKIKINVNCISYNELCSIQNLKEVDFIKIDAEGYDEIIIESILHTDQSNLIPKVFFWEKNTHTNNTCEEKLSNLGYHIFLSGLNKSGNYMDRVAIHSSIL from the coding sequence ATGATTCAAATAGGTGCAAATGATGGTAAATATGAATATTCAAAAGAAAGTGGCAAAGATTTTATTTTTGATTTTTTACTTACTAATCCATATTGGCAAGCAGTTCTAGTTGAACCCATACCAAGTGTTTTTACTGAGCTAAAAAAAAATTACTCTCAACATAAGAATCAAATAGCATTTGTTAACAATGCAATTACTGAAAGAACAGAAACAAGGGAACTGGAAATTTCAGGAAAAGAAGGGAAAAACTCTTCTTTTTTTAAAAGACCTCAATCACTTATTGGGAAAATACGCTCTATTTTAAAACACAATAATAAAATAAAAATAAATGTTAATTGTATATCATATAATGAATTATGTAGCATACAAAATCTTAAAGAAGTTGATTTCATCAAAATAGACGCTGAAGGATACGATGAAATAATTATTGAATCTATTCTTCATACTGATCAGTCTAATTTAATACCAAAAGTATTTTTTTGGGAAAAAAATACACATACAAATAATACCTGCGAAGAAAAATTGTCAAACCTTGGCTATCATATATTTCTATCTGGATTAAATAAGTCAGGAAATTATATGGATAGAGTGGCAATTCATTCGTCCATTTTGTAG